A region of Mycolicibacterium brumae DNA encodes the following proteins:
- a CDS encoding TetR/AcrR family transcriptional regulator, with protein MFTEQVQPKSTGRAAQRERTRAGVLEAAQRLFAEQGFRATTIRQIATAAGVSVGTVMAVGDKDALLVAVFDRRIGAVHEARADGREAPPSGTPAARIGALVQPFLDMFGADPALAREYGAILARGTTRAEVFTDLAVALTAEFAAVFRDAGLGADAESAGRAAYLAYLGLLMASPSLRTGMGSIRDQLEDVVGLLADRDSKDPHPKSI; from the coding sequence ATGTTCACTGAACAGGTTCAGCCAAAGTCGACGGGCCGGGCTGCGCAGCGGGAGCGGACCCGGGCGGGCGTGCTCGAGGCCGCCCAGCGGTTGTTCGCCGAACAAGGGTTCCGTGCGACCACCATCCGGCAGATCGCCACCGCGGCGGGGGTCAGCGTCGGCACCGTGATGGCCGTCGGCGATAAGGACGCGCTGCTGGTCGCGGTCTTCGATCGGCGGATCGGCGCCGTGCACGAGGCGCGCGCCGACGGGCGCGAGGCGCCGCCGTCCGGCACGCCCGCGGCGCGGATCGGCGCGTTGGTGCAGCCGTTCCTGGACATGTTCGGCGCCGATCCCGCGCTGGCGCGCGAGTACGGGGCCATCCTGGCCCGCGGCACGACCCGGGCGGAGGTTTTCACCGACCTCGCCGTCGCGTTGACCGCCGAGTTCGCCGCGGTGTTCCGCGACGCGGGCCTGGGCGCCGACGCCGAGTCCGCCGGCCGCGCGGCCTACCTCGCCTACCTCGGGCTGCTGATGGCCTCGCCGTCGCTGCGGACCGGGATGGGCAGCATCCGCGACCAACTCGAGGACGTCGTCGGCCTGCTGGCCGACCGCGACAGCAAAGACCCCCACCCGAAGTCGATCTGA
- the recD gene encoding exodeoxyribonuclease V subunit alpha has protein sequence MVDPFDRALARRADGLLAEFNRAGVLDAADVHVAQRLCALAGESDEAVALGAALAVRAVRGGSVCVDLAAVGADDPAELPWPELPGWRAAITASPLAGVPADGGPGWAPGKPPVLRLDDSGLLYLDRYWREEEQVCRDLLQRAGNRPPRGEDTAALEAGLQRVFRRPGSDEQRDAARIALTQSTTVLTGGPGTGKTTTVAGLLALLAEDAERSGRRAPRIALAAPTGKASARLQQAVAVEMAHLDPVDRARLPDPQAVTLHRLLGFRPGSATRFAHHRGNRLPHDVVVVDETSMVSLTMMARLLEAVRPEARLILVGDPDQLTSVEAGAVLADLVEGLGARPDTRIATLSTSHRFGTEIGALATAIRAGADADVLALLRGAVPGIEFVDTAEPSAALRAVLLPHAMAVRTAALSAGARDGSALAALDQHRLLCAHREGPFGVRHWNRQVERWLGDETGDNLWAEWYAGRPILVTANDYGVGLYNGDTGVTVVEGGQLRAVIETGSGQASFATSRLADVETMHAMTIHKSQGSQAAEVTVLLPGPDSRLLSRELFYTAVTRAKSKVRIVGTEEGVRAALARRVVRASGLSARLRA, from the coding sequence ATGGTGGACCCCTTCGACCGCGCGCTGGCCCGGCGCGCCGACGGCCTGCTGGCGGAGTTCAACCGCGCCGGAGTGCTCGATGCCGCGGATGTGCATGTCGCACAACGATTGTGCGCGCTGGCCGGGGAGTCCGACGAGGCGGTGGCGCTGGGCGCCGCGCTCGCGGTCCGCGCGGTGCGGGGCGGTTCGGTCTGCGTCGACCTGGCCGCCGTCGGCGCCGACGACCCCGCCGAACTGCCCTGGCCGGAGCTGCCCGGTTGGCGCGCGGCGATCACCGCCAGCCCGCTGGCCGGCGTCCCGGCCGACGGCGGCCCGGGCTGGGCGCCGGGCAAACCACCCGTGCTGCGCCTCGATGACTCCGGTCTGCTCTACCTGGACAGGTACTGGCGCGAGGAAGAGCAGGTCTGCCGAGATCTGTTGCAGCGCGCCGGAAACCGTCCGCCGCGCGGCGAGGACACCGCCGCACTCGAGGCGGGTTTGCAGCGGGTGTTCCGGCGGCCGGGCTCCGACGAGCAGCGCGATGCGGCGCGGATCGCGCTGACCCAGTCCACCACCGTGCTGACCGGGGGGCCGGGCACCGGGAAGACCACCACCGTCGCGGGTCTGCTGGCGCTGCTCGCCGAGGACGCCGAGCGGTCTGGCCGGCGCGCGCCGCGGATCGCGCTGGCCGCGCCGACCGGCAAGGCCTCGGCGCGGCTGCAGCAGGCCGTCGCCGTGGAAATGGCCCACCTCGATCCGGTCGACCGGGCCCGGCTGCCGGACCCGCAGGCCGTCACGCTGCACCGGCTGCTCGGCTTCCGGCCCGGCAGCGCCACCCGGTTCGCGCATCACCGCGGCAATCGGCTGCCGCACGACGTGGTGGTGGTCGACGAGACCTCGATGGTCTCGCTGACGATGATGGCTCGGCTGCTGGAGGCGGTGCGCCCGGAGGCCCGGCTGATCCTGGTCGGCGATCCCGACCAGCTGACGTCGGTGGAGGCCGGCGCGGTGCTGGCCGATCTGGTCGAGGGCCTGGGCGCGCGCCCGGACACTCGGATCGCGACGCTGTCCACCTCGCACCGCTTCGGCACCGAGATCGGCGCGCTGGCGACGGCGATCCGAGCCGGCGCCGACGCGGACGTGCTGGCGTTGCTGCGCGGGGCAGTGCCGGGCATCGAGTTCGTCGACACCGCGGAGCCGTCGGCGGCGCTGCGCGCGGTGCTGCTGCCGCACGCGATGGCCGTCCGGACCGCCGCGCTGAGCGCCGGCGCCCGGGATGGGAGCGCGCTGGCGGCGCTGGACCAGCACCGGCTGCTGTGCGCGCACCGGGAAGGCCCGTTCGGGGTGCGGCACTGGAACCGCCAGGTGGAACGCTGGCTCGGCGACGAGACCGGCGACAATCTCTGGGCCGAGTGGTACGCCGGCCGGCCGATCCTGGTGACCGCCAACGACTACGGGGTCGGGCTGTACAACGGTGACACCGGCGTCACCGTCGTCGAGGGCGGCCAGTTGCGGGCGGTCATCGAAACCGGTTCCGGGCAGGCGAGTTTCGCCACCAGCAGGCTCGCCGATGTGGAGACCATGCACGCCATGACGATCCACAAGAGTCAGGGCAGCCAGGCCGCCGAGGTCACCGTGCTGCTGCCTGGCCCGGACTCCCGGCTGCTGTCGCGAGAGCTGTTCTACACCGCAGTCACCCGAGCTAAGAGCAAGGTCCGGATCGTCGGGACCGAGGAAGGTGTCCGGGCCGCGCTGGCCCGACGGGTGGTGCGCGCGTCGGGATTGAGCGCGCGGTTGCGCGCCTGA
- a CDS encoding UvrD-helicase domain-containing protein yields MESFDLLAALPEPASTTVLEASAGTGKTYALAGLVTRYIVEGRATLDEMLLITFTRAATRELRERVRGKLVDAAEAFGDPGAVTDPLLRFLVDVDDNERAARANRLRDALAGFDDASVLTTHGFCQIVLKSLGVAGDSDAGVTLVENLDDLVAEITDDLYLAEFTNSPETPALSRDEAGRLAVAVVENPDTELRPDAAAPGSMAAVRRDFAVKVLAELEIRKRRRGVLSYDDLLTRLAAALADPDAPARERMRQRWRVVLVDEFQDTDPVQWQVLRRAFHGHATVILIGDPKQAIYAFRGADIDTYLQACRAASRRQTLDTNWRSDADLVGALQRLLGGAALGKPDIVVHEVQAHQPGSRLSGPGVNTPVRLRVAGREQLALRPDQTLSIDRLRRHIAADLAADIARRLTDGTRFNGEPLCAGDIAVIVERNPDALRCQQALQEAGIPAVYTGETDVFKTEAGADWLTLLEAFDQPHRPRMVRAAGATLFFGHTAETLAAGGAELTDRIADTLREWAAHARERGVAAVLEAAQLTGMSERLLGCSGGERRMTDLAQLTQLLGDATHRDGLSLPGLAEWLRRRREENTGAGERRRRLDSDARAVQVMTVWASKGLQFPVVYLPYSFNRYVGDDEYPRYHESERRCLYIGGAGAQQREAQAAAAAEAAGEALRVNYVALTRAQSQVVAWWAPSKNEPTGGLSRLLRGRDPGAAQVPDVLAPMESDSDIPARFRGWHDAGVLTLEDSEIFATPRVPRTVPETEMAVRRFTRALDAGWRRTSYSGLLRAAEGITPASGVGSEPSDTGKDDEGDAADGLYVDVGLDLGVAAGVPSPMADLPAGAAMGSLVHAVLENADPAAPDLAAELADHAASQLMWWPAAITAQELATALVPMHDTPLGPLADGLTLRQIGLRDRLCELDFEIPLAGGDRVSGATPNITVAQIGGLLAAHLSADDPMVGYPERLLTPELGGQPLRGYLSGSIDAVLRVRGDRYLIVDYKTNKLGEPTRPLSSADYGPAQLADAMIHSHYPLQALLYSVVLHRFLRWRQPGYEPEKHLGGVLYLFLRGMCGPDTPTVDGVPAGVFSWRPPTRLVVEMSELLAAAEARS; encoded by the coding sequence ATGGAGTCCTTTGATCTGCTGGCAGCACTGCCCGAACCCGCCAGCACCACGGTGCTGGAAGCCAGCGCGGGTACCGGGAAAACCTATGCGCTGGCCGGGCTGGTCACCCGCTACATCGTCGAGGGTCGGGCCACTCTCGACGAGATGCTGCTGATCACCTTCACCCGTGCCGCCACCCGCGAGTTGCGCGAACGGGTTCGCGGCAAGCTCGTCGACGCCGCGGAGGCGTTCGGTGATCCCGGCGCCGTCACCGACCCGTTGCTGCGGTTTCTCGTCGACGTCGACGACAACGAGCGTGCCGCACGCGCCAACCGACTGCGCGACGCGCTCGCCGGCTTCGACGACGCCAGCGTGCTCACCACCCACGGGTTCTGCCAGATCGTGCTGAAATCGCTTGGTGTGGCGGGTGATTCCGACGCCGGGGTCACCCTGGTGGAAAACCTGGACGATCTGGTCGCCGAAATCACCGACGATCTGTATCTCGCCGAATTCACCAACAGCCCCGAGACGCCGGCGCTGTCCCGTGACGAGGCCGGCCGGTTGGCGGTCGCGGTGGTGGAGAACCCGGACACCGAACTGCGCCCGGACGCCGCGGCGCCCGGATCGATGGCCGCGGTCCGCCGCGACTTCGCGGTCAAGGTGTTGGCAGAGCTGGAGATCCGGAAGCGACGCCGCGGCGTGCTGAGCTACGACGACCTGCTCACCCGCCTGGCCGCCGCGCTGGCAGACCCGGACGCGCCGGCCCGGGAGCGGATGCGGCAGCGTTGGCGGGTGGTTCTGGTCGACGAGTTCCAGGACACCGACCCGGTCCAGTGGCAGGTGCTGCGCCGAGCGTTCCACGGCCACGCCACCGTGATCCTGATCGGCGACCCCAAGCAGGCGATCTACGCGTTCCGCGGCGCCGATATCGACACCTACCTGCAGGCCTGCCGGGCGGCGTCCCGGCGCCAAACCTTGGACACCAACTGGCGCAGCGACGCCGACCTGGTCGGCGCGCTGCAGAGGCTGCTCGGCGGCGCGGCGCTGGGGAAACCGGACATCGTGGTGCACGAGGTCCAGGCACACCAACCCGGCAGCCGGCTCTCCGGGCCGGGCGTCAACACCCCCGTCCGGCTGCGGGTGGCGGGCCGAGAACAACTGGCGCTACGGCCGGACCAGACGCTCAGCATCGACCGGCTGCGCCGGCACATCGCCGCCGACCTGGCCGCGGACATCGCCCGGCGGCTCACCGACGGGACCCGGTTCAACGGGGAACCGCTGTGCGCCGGGGACATCGCGGTGATCGTCGAGCGGAACCCGGACGCGCTGCGCTGCCAGCAGGCACTACAGGAGGCCGGGATCCCGGCGGTCTACACCGGTGAGACCGATGTGTTCAAGACCGAAGCCGGCGCGGACTGGCTGACGCTGCTGGAGGCGTTCGATCAGCCGCACCGGCCCCGGATGGTGCGCGCGGCCGGGGCCACCCTGTTTTTCGGGCACACCGCCGAAACCCTGGCCGCCGGCGGCGCGGAACTGACCGACCGGATCGCCGACACACTGCGGGAGTGGGCCGCCCACGCCCGGGAGCGCGGCGTGGCGGCGGTGCTGGAAGCCGCCCAGCTGACCGGGATGAGCGAACGCCTGCTGGGCTGCTCTGGCGGAGAGCGCCGGATGACCGACCTGGCCCAGCTGACCCAGTTGCTCGGCGACGCGACCCACCGGGACGGGCTGTCGCTGCCCGGCCTGGCCGAATGGCTGCGCCGCCGCCGCGAGGAGAACACCGGCGCCGGGGAACGCCGGCGGCGCCTCGACAGCGACGCCCGGGCCGTGCAGGTGATGACCGTCTGGGCCAGCAAGGGCCTGCAGTTCCCGGTGGTTTATCTGCCGTACTCGTTCAACCGGTACGTCGGCGACGACGAGTACCCGCGCTATCACGAATCGGAACGGCGCTGTCTCTACATCGGCGGTGCGGGGGCCCAGCAGCGCGAGGCGCAGGCGGCGGCCGCCGCGGAAGCCGCCGGGGAGGCGTTGCGGGTCAATTATGTGGCGCTCACCCGGGCGCAATCCCAGGTGGTCGCCTGGTGGGCGCCGTCCAAGAACGAGCCGACCGGGGGACTGTCGCGGCTGCTGCGCGGACGGGACCCGGGCGCCGCCCAGGTTCCCGATGTGCTGGCCCCGATGGAATCCGACAGTGATATTCCGGCGCGCTTCCGGGGATGGCACGACGCGGGCGTGCTGACCCTGGAGGACTCGGAAATTTTTGCCACACCGAGGGTTCCGCGGACCGTCCCCGAGACCGAAATGGCGGTCCGGCGGTTCACCCGGGCGCTGGACGCCGGGTGGCGGCGCACCTCCTACAGCGGTCTGCTGCGCGCGGCCGAAGGGATCACCCCGGCCTCCGGGGTGGGCAGTGAACCGTCCGACACCGGCAAGGACGACGAGGGCGACGCCGCCGACGGACTGTATGTCGACGTCGGCCTCGACCTGGGCGTGGCGGCGGGTGTCCCGTCGCCGATGGCCGACCTGCCCGCGGGCGCCGCGATGGGATCGCTGGTGCACGCCGTGCTGGAGAACGCGGACCCGGCGGCGCCCGACTTGGCCGCCGAACTGGCCGACCATGCCGCGTCGCAGCTGATGTGGTGGCCCGCCGCGATCACCGCGCAGGAGTTGGCGACCGCGCTCGTGCCGATGCACGACACGCCACTCGGGCCGCTCGCCGACGGACTGACGCTGCGTCAGATCGGGCTGCGGGATCGATTGTGCGAGTTGGATTTCGAAATCCCGCTGGCCGGCGGGGACCGGGTCAGCGGCGCCACCCCGAACATCACGGTGGCCCAGATCGGAGGGCTGCTGGCCGCGCACCTGAGCGCCGACGACCCGATGGTGGGTTACCCCGAACGATTGCTGACCCCCGAACTGGGCGGCCAGCCGTTGCGCGGCTACCTGTCCGGATCCATCGACGCGGTGCTGCGTGTCCGAGGTGATCGGTATCTGATCGTCGACTACAAGACGAACAAGCTGGGGGAGCCGACCCGTCCGCTGAGCTCGGCCGACTACGGCCCCGCGCAGCTGGCCGACGCCATGATCCATTCGCACTACCCCCTGCAGGCGCTGCTGTATTCGGTGGTGCTGCACCGTTTCCTGCGCTGGCGGCAACCGGGATACGAACCCGAGAAACACCTGGGCGGCGTGCTGTACCTCTTCCTGCGGGGCATGTGCGGTCCGGACACCCCGACCGTCGACGGCGTCCCGGCCGGGGTGTTCAGCTGGCGGCCGCCGACGCGGCTGGTCGTCGAGATGTCCGAGCTGCTCGCCGCCGCGGAGGCACGATCATGA